The following coding sequences are from one Mycobacteriales bacterium window:
- a CDS encoding VOC family protein, with product MDHVGLCPADFDASLRFYVDGIGLEVVFDVTLRGDMYDLLGVRTDSVRTCFLADRATPGSARLELMQLFPGDGVDGPRTGYPQRGLTLVSFIRPVEQTLARLADLGLGGTPRIMPTPAGKLSAMVVDPDGVMVELLDQAVSFG from the coding sequence ATGGACCACGTCGGGCTGTGCCCGGCCGACTTCGACGCCTCGCTGCGGTTCTACGTCGACGGCATCGGCCTCGAGGTCGTCTTCGACGTCACGCTTCGCGGCGACATGTACGACCTGCTCGGGGTGCGCACCGACTCGGTGCGGACCTGCTTCCTCGCTGATCGGGCCACTCCGGGATCGGCACGGCTGGAGCTCATGCAGCTCTTTCCGGGTGACGGCGTCGACGGGCCGAGGACGGGCTATCCGCAGCGAGGCCTGACATTGGTGTCCTTCATCAGGCCGGTCGAGCAGACCCTGGCCAGGCTCGCCGACCTCGGCCTCGGCGGGACGCCTCGCATCATGCCGACGCCGGCCGGCAAGCTCTCCGCCATGGTCGTCGACCCCGACGGGGTGATGGTCGAGCTGCTCGACCAGGCCGTCTCCTTCGGCTGA
- a CDS encoding HD domain-containing protein — MTQVSDRATFHDMAQSTQQDWQIIATHQANYMVDLPSRVLDHLRLLDGDFCGFAVDRLTHSLQTAARAERAGRDDRYVLAALLHDIGDTLGSFNHADIAAAIVKPFVSPEIHWMVEHHAEFQGYYFFHHLGLDRDIREKYRGQPEFDLTAEFCAEYDSPAFEPAYDTPPLEHYEPLVRSLMSSPIRSIYMRDGD; from the coding sequence ATGACTCAGGTAAGTGATCGCGCGACGTTCCACGACATGGCACAGAGCACGCAGCAGGACTGGCAGATCATCGCCACGCACCAGGCCAACTACATGGTCGATCTTCCGAGCCGGGTGCTGGACCACCTGCGTCTGCTCGACGGCGACTTCTGCGGGTTCGCGGTGGACCGACTGACGCACTCGCTGCAGACGGCGGCTCGCGCCGAGCGGGCCGGCCGCGACGACCGCTACGTCCTGGCCGCGCTGCTGCACGACATCGGTGACACCCTCGGTTCGTTCAACCACGCCGACATCGCAGCCGCAATCGTGAAGCCGTTCGTGAGCCCCGAGATCCACTGGATGGTCGAGCACCACGCCGAGTTCCAGGGCTACTACTTCTTCCACCACCTCGGCCTGGACCGGGACATCCGCGAGAAGTACCGCGGCCAGCCGGAGTTCGACCTGACCGCGGAGTTCTGCGCCGAGTACGACTCGCCCGCCTTCGAGCCGGCGTACGACACCCCGCCGCTCGAGCACTACGAACCGCTGGTCCGCTCGCTGATGAGCAGCCCCATCCGATCCATCTACATGCGTGACGGGGACTAG
- a CDS encoding acyl-CoA dehydrogenase family protein, giving the protein MNTALPEDAVAYGEAVRGRLERLGGVEFGLRAETERGLRDDAVKALDELGAFELDVRDDLDQFLAAAELCRAAGALCLPLPVVETLLQVDGRRLALISPAAPRVDHGDLPGEWIGSDLDGAAHLLTIGGLPARAKLGPFLVPAGLGEPVDPVAGDDVARHLVLGAWRILGGLQAAFAQVVEHVKARKQFNQALAQFQVVRFGIADANVALVGLDELARYTAWRLAAAEPSKRRADAVALRLHAVDTARSVMRTCHQLLGAIGFCDEHDVSVIDRHLQPLLREPFSGESLALRLVPAVRNGEFETLFSS; this is encoded by the coding sequence GTGAACACCGCGCTGCCGGAGGACGCCGTTGCGTACGGCGAGGCGGTGCGCGGCCGGCTGGAACGACTCGGTGGGGTCGAGTTCGGGCTGCGCGCCGAAACGGAGCGCGGGCTGCGCGACGATGCCGTCAAGGCACTCGACGAGCTCGGGGCGTTCGAGCTCGACGTGCGCGACGACCTCGACCAGTTCCTCGCTGCCGCCGAGCTGTGCCGTGCGGCCGGTGCGCTGTGCCTGCCGCTTCCGGTCGTCGAGACGCTGTTGCAGGTCGACGGGCGGCGCCTCGCGTTGATCTCACCGGCTGCTCCACGGGTCGATCACGGCGACCTGCCCGGCGAGTGGATCGGGTCCGATCTCGACGGAGCCGCTCACCTCCTGACGATCGGCGGTCTACCGGCGCGGGCGAAACTCGGCCCGTTCCTCGTGCCGGCCGGCCTCGGCGAGCCGGTCGACCCCGTCGCCGGCGACGACGTCGCCCGGCATCTCGTCCTCGGTGCGTGGCGGATCCTCGGTGGCCTGCAGGCCGCGTTCGCTCAGGTGGTCGAGCACGTCAAGGCGCGCAAGCAGTTCAACCAGGCGCTCGCGCAGTTCCAGGTAGTGCGGTTCGGCATCGCCGACGCAAACGTTGCGCTCGTCGGGCTCGACGAGCTCGCCCGCTACACCGCGTGGCGGCTCGCCGCCGCTGAACCGTCGAAGCGCCGGGCTGACGCGGTGGCGTTGCGGTTGCATGCCGTGGACACCGCGCGGTCGGTGATGCGTACCTGCCACCAGCTGCTCGGCGCGATCGGGTTCTGTGACGAGCACGACGTGTCGGTGATCGACCGGCACCTCCAGCCGTTGCTCCGGGAGCCGTTCTCCGGCGAGTCCCTGGCGCTGCGGCTCGTGCCGGCGGTCCGCAACGGCGAGTTCGAGACGCTGTTCTCTTCATGA
- a CDS encoding SDR family oxidoreductase: MTEQKRTAIVTGGSGGIGFAIAEGLVGRGYDVVITARNEDRLRAAAEKIGARYVVADGANEQQMSAVADAVDEVHLLVHSAGILKGTFLRKLSLDDLDQVLSANLRSAFVTTQAVLAKMPVGGRLVYIGSSASKEPMKGRTAYSASKAGLDAFASALRREVSRDGINVNVVIPAPVETDILEEVTFEMVALQSSDVVDAVLFLDSLHPRVVVPEIFMYANPEGPLAPPPLLPPAAKAKQQS; this comes from the coding sequence GTGACTGAGCAGAAGCGCACCGCCATCGTGACCGGCGGCAGCGGCGGCATCGGCTTTGCGATCGCCGAAGGGCTGGTCGGACGCGGGTACGACGTCGTCATCACGGCCCGCAACGAGGACCGGCTGCGCGCCGCCGCCGAGAAGATCGGCGCCCGCTACGTCGTAGCCGACGGCGCGAACGAGCAGCAGATGTCCGCGGTGGCGGACGCGGTCGACGAGGTGCATCTGCTCGTGCACTCCGCGGGCATCCTCAAAGGCACGTTCCTTCGCAAGCTCTCCCTCGACGACCTCGACCAGGTGCTGAGCGCCAACTTGCGATCGGCGTTCGTGACGACGCAGGCGGTGCTGGCGAAGATGCCGGTCGGTGGTCGGCTGGTCTACATCGGCTCGTCGGCGAGCAAGGAGCCGATGAAGGGCCGTACGGCGTACTCGGCGTCCAAGGCAGGGCTGGACGCGTTCGCGTCGGCGCTGCGCCGTGAGGTGAGCCGCGACGGGATCAACGTCAACGTGGTGATCCCGGCGCCGGTCGAGACCGACATCCTCGAGGAGGTCACCTTCGAGATGGTGGCGCTGCAGTCGAGCGACGTCGTCGACGCGGTGCTGTTCCTCGACAGCCTCCACCCGCGCGTCGTCGTACCGGAGATCTTCATGTACGCCAACCCCGAGGGACCGCTGGCGCCGCCGCCGCTGCTCCCTCCCGCAGCGAAGGCGAAGCAGCAGTCATGA
- a CDS encoding AMP-binding protein, which produces MTAPEMTPIPFGTKLQQLAEADPDGIGAVLVSLDGADTFLTWSQLDRGANRWGRVLQAHGAGVGDRIAVAVQNSVDLTCALLGCWKAGAVPIPVRWDLPDWERDRVLAVIDAAVTVSSDNLDAMRAEVAAADESPMPEVVAPQINGICSSGATGTPKVIMSTRPAEWLPSLSDPFISNWQGCTRPQVILVMAPMYHTNGFATLNFLLGGDRLVILEKFDARVALDAIERHKVTTFTATPTMLQRIADVEGVADRDLSTVEWILQGAAMMPPSLLRTWFDLLAPEKVVMAYGMTEQLGLTSLRGDEWLAHEGSVGRGFRDTEIRILDENRNPVPVGELGDIYMRSPLTGSYDYRGGAALLPMTEDGFGTAGDIGRVDEDGYLYLADRRVDMIVTGGANVFPAEVESALIDHPEIADVVVIGLKDEQWGRRVHAVVEARDHAAPPTQADVIAYAKGKLAGYKVPKTVEFVDAIPRSAATKVSRGAMVEARGG; this is translated from the coding sequence ATGACCGCCCCGGAGATGACACCGATCCCTTTCGGCACCAAGTTGCAGCAGCTGGCCGAAGCTGATCCCGACGGCATCGGCGCGGTCCTGGTCTCCCTCGACGGCGCCGACACCTTTCTCACCTGGTCCCAGCTGGATCGTGGCGCCAACCGGTGGGGGCGAGTGCTTCAGGCGCACGGCGCCGGCGTGGGTGACCGGATCGCCGTCGCCGTACAGAACTCGGTCGACCTCACTTGCGCGCTGCTCGGTTGCTGGAAGGCCGGTGCCGTCCCGATCCCGGTGCGCTGGGACCTGCCCGACTGGGAGCGCGACCGCGTCCTCGCGGTCATCGATGCGGCCGTCACGGTGTCCAGCGACAACCTGGACGCGATGCGCGCCGAGGTCGCGGCGGCAGACGAAAGCCCGATGCCGGAGGTCGTCGCGCCGCAGATCAACGGCATCTGTAGCAGCGGCGCGACGGGTACGCCGAAGGTGATCATGAGCACCCGCCCGGCGGAATGGCTGCCGAGCCTGTCGGACCCGTTCATCTCCAACTGGCAGGGCTGCACCCGCCCGCAGGTCATCCTCGTGATGGCGCCGATGTACCACACGAACGGTTTCGCGACGCTCAACTTCCTGCTCGGTGGCGACCGGTTGGTGATCCTCGAGAAGTTCGACGCGAGGGTTGCCCTCGATGCGATCGAGCGGCACAAGGTGACGACGTTCACCGCGACGCCGACGATGCTGCAGCGCATCGCCGACGTCGAAGGCGTAGCTGACCGCGATCTGTCGACGGTCGAGTGGATCCTGCAGGGCGCGGCGATGATGCCGCCGTCGCTGCTGCGCACTTGGTTCGACCTGCTCGCGCCCGAGAAGGTCGTGATGGCGTACGGGATGACCGAGCAGCTCGGCCTCACCTCGTTGCGCGGCGACGAATGGCTGGCGCACGAGGGAAGCGTCGGGCGCGGCTTCCGGGACACCGAGATCCGCATCCTCGACGAGAACCGCAACCCGGTCCCGGTCGGCGAGCTCGGTGACATCTATATGCGCTCGCCGCTGACCGGCTCCTATGACTACCGGGGCGGCGCGGCGCTGCTGCCGATGACCGAGGACGGGTTCGGTACGGCGGGGGACATCGGCCGGGTCGACGAGGACGGCTACCTCTACCTCGCCGACCGTCGCGTCGACATGATCGTCACGGGTGGGGCCAACGTGTTCCCCGCCGAAGTCGAGAGCGCGCTCATCGACCACCCCGAGATCGCCGATGTCGTCGTGATCGGGCTGAAGGACGAGCAGTGGGGCCGCCGGGTGCACGCGGTCGTCGAGGCGAGGGACCACGCCGCGCCACCGACGCAGGCCGATGTCATCGCGTACGCGAAGGGCAAGCTCGCCGGCTACAAGGTGCCCAAGACCGTCGAGTTCGTCGACGCCATCCCGCGAAGCGCGGCCACCAAGGTCAGCCGCGGCGCGATGGTCGAGGCTCGCGGCGGCTGA
- a CDS encoding class I adenylate-forming enzyme family protein, giving the protein MRTGIPGVLDAALRDRPDATAVIARSARLTYAELDAAADRAAAALWELGLRPGDRLAASLPNDIDVVLAFHGAMRLGAIWVGVGEALAVPEKQHLLRDCAPTLLLAGDAAVADCADALRSVGGRGVTAEELRAATDSAGQPPTVTIDPHAPAGIAYTSGTTGVPKGIVHSQHNLLLPGEVLVASRGWGPSLRKGDCLPLTILNLMVLTTLLTAQAQGCCVVMDRRDAEGITEWIEREQVTHWNGVPAQLHDLVTRKQVDPARLASLREVWSGGGDCPDQLRARFAELYGLPIRATYGLTEAPTVVSIDPVGGERRPGASGRVLPHLWVQARRDDGTLLPRDAEGELCLSPRSESEWTGRWTPYLGVWREGEVVDQPTVPVPTGDYGVVDSEGWLTVLDRLKVLIVRGGANVYPAEVERVLVAEEAVAGAAVFGVPDERMGERVAALVETAGEVDVDALLAACRRQLADYKIPERIAVVDALPRNAMGKVVRTGLVELLESVEGD; this is encoded by the coding sequence ATGAGGACGGGGATCCCCGGCGTCTTGGACGCCGCGCTGCGGGACCGGCCGGACGCGACGGCGGTCATCGCGCGCTCGGCCCGACTGACGTACGCCGAGCTCGACGCGGCAGCCGATCGCGCCGCTGCGGCGTTGTGGGAGCTGGGTCTGCGTCCTGGCGATCGGCTCGCGGCGAGCCTGCCGAACGACATCGACGTCGTACTCGCCTTCCACGGCGCGATGCGGCTGGGCGCGATCTGGGTCGGCGTCGGTGAGGCGCTGGCCGTGCCCGAGAAGCAGCACCTGCTCCGTGACTGCGCCCCGACGCTGCTGCTGGCGGGCGACGCCGCGGTCGCGGACTGCGCCGACGCGCTGCGGTCGGTCGGTGGCCGCGGCGTGACGGCCGAGGAGCTGCGTGCCGCGACCGACTCGGCGGGACAGCCGCCGACGGTGACGATCGACCCGCATGCCCCCGCCGGCATCGCCTACACGAGTGGCACGACCGGCGTACCGAAGGGAATCGTGCATTCGCAGCACAACCTGTTGCTGCCCGGGGAGGTGCTCGTCGCGAGCCGCGGGTGGGGTCCGTCGTTGCGCAAGGGCGACTGCCTTCCACTCACGATCCTCAACCTCATGGTGCTGACCACGCTGCTGACCGCGCAGGCGCAGGGTTGTTGTGTCGTGATGGACCGCCGCGACGCCGAGGGCATCACCGAATGGATCGAGCGTGAGCAGGTCACGCATTGGAACGGTGTGCCTGCTCAGCTGCACGACCTCGTCACCCGCAAGCAGGTCGACCCGGCGCGGCTCGCGTCGCTGCGTGAGGTGTGGAGCGGCGGCGGCGACTGCCCCGACCAGCTGCGGGCGCGGTTCGCCGAGCTCTACGGGTTGCCGATCCGCGCGACGTACGGCCTGACCGAGGCCCCGACCGTCGTGTCGATCGACCCGGTCGGCGGGGAGCGGCGGCCGGGCGCCAGTGGCCGGGTGCTGCCACACCTGTGGGTACAGGCGCGTCGTGACGACGGCACGCTGCTGCCGCGAGACGCGGAGGGCGAGCTGTGCCTGTCCCCGCGTTCGGAGAGTGAGTGGACGGGTCGCTGGACGCCCTACCTCGGCGTGTGGCGCGAGGGTGAGGTGGTCGACCAGCCGACGGTGCCGGTCCCGACCGGTGACTACGGCGTCGTCGACTCCGAAGGCTGGCTGACCGTCCTCGACCGGTTGAAGGTGCTGATCGTGCGCGGCGGGGCGAACGTGTACCCGGCAGAGGTCGAGCGCGTGCTGGTCGCCGAGGAGGCTGTCGCCGGCGCCGCCGTGTTCGGCGTGCCGGACGAGCGGATGGGCGAACGCGTCGCCGCGCTCGTCGAGACCGCTGGCGAGGTCGATGTCGATGCGTTGCTGGCGGCGTGCCGGCGGCAGCTGGCGGACTACAAGATCCCGGAGCGGATCGCGGTGGTCGACGCGCTGCCCCGCAACGCTATGGGCAAGGTCGTGCGTACCGGTTTGGTCGAGCTGCTGGAGAGTGTCGAGGGTGACTGA
- a CDS encoding acyl-CoA dehydrogenase family protein, with protein sequence MDYDLGADAAALRSRLRQLIHTHIPETFQGACTDDPADLELCNEFCRILAEQGLLCLAWPEEYGGGGGSAWDQTIVREEMWAHHEPRGPQYMGVNWVGPALMRHGTQAQRDKHLPPIAAGEVIWCQGFSEPEAGSDLASLRTRAVKDGDRWVVTGQKVWTSYALMAQWCVLATCTDPEAPSEQRITLFLVPMDRDGIEVRPIPSMLGPHHLNEVFIDGLRVGPEDVLGEVGAGWKVMRDALAYERVGIARYARCESLMQRLLEVLDVDAGAWESLAPALHARWVRALVDLRVARLLAYRAVGDGAGIDPSAASTARIVTTMCDQTVAEVLVDAVGAGALDAGPDAILHGSIDDHWRYAQAATVASGTIEVQRMLVARSVLGSSR encoded by the coding sequence GTGGACTATGACCTTGGTGCGGACGCCGCTGCGCTTCGCTCGCGGCTGCGTCAGCTGATCCACACTCACATCCCCGAGACCTTCCAAGGGGCGTGCACCGACGACCCGGCCGACCTCGAGTTGTGCAACGAGTTCTGCCGCATCCTCGCCGAGCAAGGTCTGCTCTGCTTGGCCTGGCCGGAGGAGTACGGCGGCGGTGGCGGCTCGGCGTGGGACCAGACCATCGTCCGCGAGGAGATGTGGGCTCACCACGAGCCGCGCGGCCCGCAGTACATGGGCGTCAACTGGGTCGGCCCTGCGTTGATGCGTCACGGCACCCAGGCCCAGCGCGACAAGCATCTGCCGCCGATCGCGGCCGGTGAGGTGATCTGGTGCCAGGGGTTCTCCGAGCCCGAAGCCGGCAGCGACCTCGCGTCGCTCCGCACTCGTGCAGTCAAGGACGGCGACCGCTGGGTCGTCACCGGCCAGAAGGTCTGGACGTCGTACGCGCTCATGGCGCAGTGGTGCGTGCTCGCCACCTGCACCGACCCTGAGGCGCCGAGCGAGCAACGCATCACGCTGTTCCTCGTCCCGATGGATCGGGACGGCATCGAGGTACGCCCAATCCCGTCCATGCTCGGGCCGCACCACCTCAACGAGGTGTTCATCGACGGGCTGCGAGTCGGTCCGGAAGATGTGCTCGGCGAGGTCGGCGCCGGGTGGAAGGTGATGCGCGACGCGCTCGCCTACGAGCGGGTCGGCATCGCGCGGTACGCCCGGTGCGAATCGCTCATGCAGCGCCTGCTCGAGGTGCTCGACGTCGACGCCGGCGCGTGGGAGTCGCTGGCGCCGGCCCTGCACGCGCGATGGGTACGCGCTCTGGTCGACCTGCGCGTCGCCCGGCTGCTCGCCTACCGCGCGGTCGGTGACGGCGCCGGGATCGACCCCTCGGCCGCGTCGACCGCTCGCATCGTCACGACGATGTGCGACCAGACCGTCGCCGAGGTGCTCGTCGACGCGGTGGGAGCCGGTGCGCTCGACGCCGGTCCCGACGCCATCCTGCACGGCTCGATCGACGACCACTGGCGCTACGCGCAGGCCGCCACCGTCGCCTCCGGCACGATCGAGGTGCAGCGGATGCTGGTCGCCCGGTCGGTTCTCGGGTCGTCGCGGTGA